The sequence TCGGCGTGCAAACTCCTTGCCACCGCCGAGGTCATCAAACGCCTGTTTGTCCGTGTATTGCGCGAACGCAGGAATTGAGATGATTGCGATGAGCCAAGCGATTGCTGCAGATCGAATTTGTTTCATCCCCTTCGCCTCCGGGACGGAAGTGTACAGGAAAAGCCGTGGCTGGTCGCTGGGGAATGGTGGTTCGCGGAAATAACGAAGCCGGCTACCAGATAAGGTAACCGGCTCGGGTTTTCGATAACAGGTAAAGCTACCGGCAACAGTTTTTTAGGCTCCCTTAGGCTGTCCCTGAGTTGGACGCTTGGTCTGCTCCTGTCCAACGGTCTTGATGCACTCTTCAAGGATGTCCATGGCGATGTCTGCCTGTTCTTCGTTAACGATGAGCGGCGGTGAAAGACGAACAGAGTTCGGACCGGCACCCAGGAACAGAACTCCCTTTTCGAAGGCCAACTCGACGATGCGATCACGTTCGTCGCCGCCCGGAGTCTTCTTAACCTTATCGGTGACGATTTCGACGGCCATCATCAGGCCGCGTCCGCGAACGTCTCCAACCAGCGGCAGTTTGGCCGGCCACTGCTCCATACGGCGGAGCATGTAGGCACCCACTTTGCGCGAATTCTCAACGCCTTCACGCTCAAGCACGTCGATTGTCGCCAACGCCGCGGCGATGCAGACAGGGTTACCGCCGAAGGTTGAGGCATGAGAACCGGGAACCCAGTCCATGACCTCGGCGCGGGTGAGCAATGCACTCAGCGGCATGCCGCTGGCGATGCCTTTCGCGATGGTGATCATGTCCGGTTCCACACCGGTATGCTGGACGGCCCACCACTTGCCGGTGCGGCCCATGCCGGACTGCACTTCGTCCACGACCAGCATGATGCCGTGACGGTCGCAGATGGCGCGCAGTTCCTGCATGAATTCTGGCGGAGCGGGGAGATAGCCGCCCTCGCCCTGGAAGGCTTCGACGACGATCGCTGCGCACTCCTCCGGCGGAACCTCGGTGCGGAAAACGTGCTCCTCGATGAAGCGGGCACAATTACGCGCGTAATCGGCGGCATCGGTGCCTTCAGGCCGGCGATACAGGTTCGGATAGGGGACGTGCACTACGCCGGGCACGAGCGGGGCGAAGCGGCGTCGCTGCTGCGCCTTGGAGCAGGTCAGCGACAATGCGCCCATTGTGCGACCGTGGAACGCGCCGTAAAAGGCGATGACCCACTGCCGCTTGGTGTGGTAGCGCGCCAGTTTAAGTGCCGCTTCGACGGCCTCGGCACCCGAGTTGCCGTAATAGACCTTGTGCGGACCCTTCATCGGCGCGATCTTCGACAGGCGCTCGCCGAGGGTGATCATGTTCTCGTAGTAGAAGTCGGTGCCGGACATGTGGATCAGTTCACCCGCCTGTTTCTGGATGGCGGCGACGACTTCCGGATGGCAATGGCCGGTCGAGGTAACGGCGATTCCGGCGGAGAAATCGAGGAACTCGTTCCCGTCAACGTCTTCGACGATGGCGCCGTGACCGCGCTTCGCAACCATCGGGTACGAACGGGTGTAGGAGGGCGAAATGAATTTGTCGTCCCCGGCGAGGACGCGCTTTGCGTTGGGGCCCGGCAATGCCGTCTTGATGTTCGGTCCTGCAACTGCAATCTTCGTGGTCATGGCGATTCTCCCAATCGTGGTCGTGGCCCAACCCGGCGCTCATGGTTTTCGAGCACGTGCGGGGCAGTTCTTGATGATCTGCGGGAAAACGGATGGGGACTGGTGCTAATCGCCGGCGAAGAGGTTGGGCCGGGACTGCGATGGCGCAAGATGCGCTTCGGCCCGGGAGGATACCGGGCGCGACCACGCGCGACGCATTGTGCTCAGCGAACGCATCTTTGTGCTCTCATGTGATTATAGCTTTGTTCGTTTTCTGGCGTAACCCCCGGCAGACAGTTCCTTTTCATGCACTTAGAACGTGCGCGAAATTGTTGGGCTGGAATATTGGTTTTCGTCCCTCAATGCTCGATTCGATTCGACACTTCGGCATCCTCGCTGCCTCATTTAGTATCATTTTCTTAGCCCATGCCACTTCGCCTACACAACACGCTCTCCCGGAAGATCGAGGAATTCCAGCCGCTCGAAGATAACCAGGTCCGAATGTATAACTGCGGGCCGACGGTTTACGACTTCGCGCATATCGGCAATTTCCGCACCTTCATTGCCATCGATATCCTGCGGCGCTGGCTGAAGCAGAGTGGGTACCAGCTCGAGCACGTCATGAACATCACCGATGTCGACGACCGTATCATTGCTAATTCGGCGAAGCTCGGCATCGGAGTTCGACAGTACACGGAGAAATACGAAAAGCTCTTCCTCGAAGATTCTGCGATCCTCAACATCGAGCGTCCGGAAAAGATCGTTCGCGCAACCGACCACATGAACGACATGGCCGAGTTTATTTACGAACTCGAACAGAAGGGGATCGCGTACCGAACCGAGGACGGTTCGTACTATTTCCGTATCGCCAAGTTTCCGGAATATGGCAAGCTC is a genomic window of Terriglobia bacterium containing:
- a CDS encoding acetyl ornithine aminotransferase family protein; the protein is MTTKIAVAGPNIKTALPGPNAKRVLAGDDKFISPSYTRSYPMVAKRGHGAIVEDVDGNEFLDFSAGIAVTSTGHCHPEVVAAIQKQAGELIHMSGTDFYYENMITLGERLSKIAPMKGPHKVYYGNSGAEAVEAALKLARYHTKRQWVIAFYGAFHGRTMGALSLTCSKAQQRRRFAPLVPGVVHVPYPNLYRRPEGTDAADYARNCARFIEEHVFRTEVPPEECAAIVVEAFQGEGGYLPAPPEFMQELRAICDRHGIMLVVDEVQSGMGRTGKWWAVQHTGVEPDMITIAKGIASGMPLSALLTRAEVMDWVPGSHASTFGGNPVCIAAALATIDVLEREGVENSRKVGAYMLRRMEQWPAKLPLVGDVRGRGLMMAVEIVTDKVKKTPGGDERDRIVELAFEKGVLFLGAGPNSVRLSPPLIVNEEQADIAMDILEECIKTVGQEQTKRPTQGQPKGA